The Amphiura filiformis chromosome 8, Afil_fr2py, whole genome shotgun sequence genomic sequence caaccaaaagaacgcacgagttgagttcagttgaccaaaatggtatctcctgcctcctggtcacctcagatatgacgtcagtatcacaatcggtggatcggattggttgaaatcaacgccacgtttttgaccttacaggggtcagagatatgcatattcatgtatgaaaacagcgatgcggatattgtagaatcaccgggactgagaaatgcgacattttcgatgtttgtaccgggaatttcagacacagagactccagagatttctacaaattcgcccaaaggtaaccaaagggttggggatcgcattttaactatcactaaatgtttgaattgaggtcggctaaaaagtagaccgtttcagggactgtaattggtgtagatctCACATGTTGAACAGtcagcgataagtgaccaatttgacgttcagcacaagtgtttatccTTACTCagggtagtgcagggttatgtgtgtgagacgaactgtcacggtagattgcaatcatgcttttgttgaatgcatttgagtaatccgccatatttacgggatgatacgtcacatgcaaggcctctattggtaACCTCCAAAAATCTCCTTGAAAAAGTTTAAACTCAAGAGGCTCGTGAGGGTGGCCGATTAGTTTTTGTTTAGAGCTGGGTCTTGCAGGAGAGATGACTTGAACTTGAAGGGGTCTGGTTGCGCAACAGTTGACTGCTGAAGCTTGTTCCATGTCTTAATGGTGCACGGAAAAAATTCGCATACACGTCGGTAGTTCGAGTCGGGATTGCAAACTGGTTTGAGTGGCCTCTTCTGCAGCGGTCTGATTTTGGCTCGGTGAATTTTTGGTAGTCTACTGTCCAGAAGAtcattttgcattttgtaaaatgATGTTAATCTGTGTGCTTCACGTCTGGTCTTCAggggcagccctcgaattaacccacggcaccgacgttgatgaagaaaaatgagaATATTCATGCCGGGACAGGCCGAAAATCTTACCTCAATCGTAAAATCCACCCGATGCATGTCATAAACAAGCCATTAGATTCATTGTTGTAGTGTCAGTGATTGTCTCCGTGTATTGTCCTTGCAGCTGCAAGAtgagttgtcaagctgaatttatactcgatcgctgaaaCACCACCAGGAAATCACCTGCACGTGGTTGTTAAGAACTGAGCACGCTGACTGGTCCAAGTAGTTTttttaaaccaatcaggttagacgtacgtAGCTTTTCGTGGTCGGATCTACATTACTCATgaaggccgtcgcgttcattgattggcttcaTGATCGCGATAAATGGTTAATATACAACCAATGAACCAATCACAAAAGGGGTTATGGCCCCCGTTAGAAATTTTGCACACGGCACATCCTGGTGCACTGCGGCGTGCCATGCTGCTTCGCTTTTCTGTAAAaacgagcgagtggtataaagtcggCTTAACAGCTGTGATTTATGAAGCATGTCTGACGTTTCGCTGTGAAATTTTCGATTCTCAGTAacaggattccatgaaattgacaaTAGATGTTATtctgcaggatcggtaataattaatatattttttatgttatgGATAgcgcaagttgaagttagtgagttTGTGGTTTCGTATGTTATTTACAGAATTGTTCTCAGGAAGCTAAAAGTGACGGGCCATCCTCGAAGTACTTCGACTGCATATCGGAGTTTGGCGAATAGCagaagtgtgatgtgtccagacaGGATAtatcttatccggacctcttttataaggatctctctgttatccggatatgtgactccatatttttcaaattttgaaaattatggggTCCACCTGGACCCAATCATTTGAGACTAACATGTGAGAATTTTTGTCTAAAGACCCTCAAAAACTTTTATGGGGTCCAACTGGACCCCATAATTATAATATTTGGACCTAGTGGGAACCCTGCCTTTAACCCAGTAAGTGTTCAAGCATCCTCACAGCAGGCTCTctgacttaccatgcttacatgtACATAaagtatttcgtcaaataaacgcccccggggcgttacattttcccaagggggggcgtttattcaaggtcaattttagaacgataattcccgttaaaatcattaggtaaactaaaaacacacgctaaaatgacgaactatgaactagaaacactgacttctggctcacttccgggtttctgatccagattttcgccaattattgacgctattatcgaccatgtgcgcaacttggtaagcttactacacaagatagcatggaaatatcggcatttttgaaacatcttggttgaaaaaagtggcgggggacgtttatttgagggggggcgactatttgacaaaatatgGTAGGTGaataatgtttttcatttttttttttcattttgtttgtcagGGTGGCAAGGCAACTCAAGCAAAGGAGCGTGGCAATGGCTGCATGAAATCGGGCAGACATATGGAAGCCATCTTGCATTACACTGAAGCTATCAAATGGACACCGGAAGATTATCGTCTCTATAGCAACCGCTCCCTTGGTTACCTTAAAATGGAGCAGCACTATCTTGCATTGGAGGATGCCAACAAAGTTGTGGAACTGAAGCCAGAATGGGCCAAGGTAAAATCCatataaccccatgagaactacctgatgattggccaaaatgaatattttgtccaattttgaaccaatcaaggagagtATTAATAAAattatctgcaaatgcaagtttgaccataaatgagTTAAAGCCTAggcataattggcaattgaaatgagcatttcaagttatcaaccaatcagaaatgttgttagatgaccagtagtgtcgaGGGGGATAATATTctgtaaaaatttcaattttgttaaattctttcacaaaaatggtaaaatattaaATAGTAGTACCATACATGTAACATTGGGTAAATAGGGACAGGGAAGGAATATGGATAAAAGAGTAagtgggacatgtgtaaacattacataatagcaacaaaaaaacaataaaaaaaaaacaggtttaaaaaaaaaaaaattaacagttatttcaaaaatgtattattgtGACTTTATTATGAAAATGTGCATTTCATTGGTGGTTTTACCTGCTACCACACATTCCACTGCTGTTTAAGATGGTACTAcattacaccccttgataaatttgtgactatttttgcatttttctcaaaaactaataaaacactggtaacaaaagttatgtatattataggggcaaggaatccagttactacactggaatttcagtgactcaagacaaatagttattgatttattgattaaatattggtttcccctcattattggttttccctcatttttgactgtaactccacaactgttgtctgcgctgaaataaaattgtcagtgcagtagttgtagtccttgcccctataatcttacttgtcaccaatgcgctataatttttgagaaaaatgcaaaaataggcaaaaaagtggccaggggtgtagtaccaccttaaaggctAAAAGTGAAATATTTGTAAACAATGTTCTGTTTCCTTTCTTGCGTTTATACAGGGATACTTCCGCAAAGCAGAAGTGTTTGCAAGTGTCGATTTCCACGAAGCTGCAGTACAGTTTTACAAGGTAACATACTACCGTATTCCGATAgagatataaacaaataaattgaaataCCATAGCCACTTTTGGTGGGACAGGCAGGAATTTTTTTAGAGGgcgcaaggcaactttcaagtgggaaaatgggctaaaaagtagcAATCTTAAACATCAAGGTGGCCAGCATCTCACACACCCCcagttggagctggtcacatatgtcaCTGCAATATCACCTTTCAGCGTTATTAGTTACTATCCTATGTTGAGTAATCTTTTGTCGTTCCAATTTTGCCACTTTGATAATTCAATGGACAATTGCACATATACATGTAGCTCGcttatccagatttttcacttGTCTTGTCAttacttggtcccatcatggccgggtGATAGGGGTTGGACTTTGTACCATATTACTTTTGACATTATGTGCTAACATTCTTGAAtttctaaaaatattgttttaaaggcAGCATTAGAAAGGGATGAAAATGATGAGAAACTGAAGAAAGCCGTTAAAAGTGCAGAAGCAACTCATAAAAGACTCAGCAGAGGTATATGTAGTGTTAATTTGTTTCTGTGTATAGTcctcagtggcggtgccagacATGAGGGGGCAAATGTCAGATCTCTTGCCCCCCCTCCCCGAAATTTACTTTGCCCCTCaatgtccccccaaaaaaaaaaaattcctggcgccgccactgatagtCCTGTAATGTATCGtcactgggtgggaaaaacctcataaaaattaccgtattgtttgtaataaacgccctgggggcgttgcatttttccaaatggggggcgtttattggaagtgaattgtcagtgaaaaagcttaaaaatcgggttcaatttcccgatggtgctcctgttaaaaggagggatttatgaccaTACAAGATGGCAGCGCCCACTGAAAGTTACAATTTCGtgggaaataaaacaaaattacacctgtaagtgcatggaattagtgaaattttaccataattaggcaatgaatggatgggagttgagtcaaaataggtttttttccatgcaatttagcgatcgtgactgccattactgatgcaagttttaagcttacctacacgatatggcatggaaatgtttgcatttttgtcaatttttcacacaaaaattggaggggggcgtttattagagggggagcgtttattacaaacaatacggtatgtacttttggcccttgaacagggATAAAGCCTTgcaggtgtagactttatattgaagaggttgctttatCCATGtttaagggccaaaagtacatgcaggaaacaccgcatgtttacttttggcccttgaaaatggataaagccttgtaggtgtagactttatattaaaGAGgttgctttatccatgttcaagggccaacatgcaggaaacaccgaatatttacttttggcccttgaaaatgatTAAAGCCTTGTagttgtagactttatattgaatggtttgcttcatccatgttcaagggcaaaaagtacattatgaggtttttcccgcccagtgacgatatgtgaTGCAAATAATCAGTACTGGAATGAGCAGAAAGAAGCTGCGATTGGACCGTACATGTATGCAATGTTTATAATAATCTGCACCCAAGGGGGTGGGCCACTTTAATATGAAAGTGTAAGCCCGAGACTTCAGAAGTAAGTAACAGAAGAGAGATGGACTTATGAGTATGAACTAAATTTATGATATACCTGTATTGGGTGGGAACATAAGTCAAAAACAGCCCCTGAGATACCTGGAGTAAGTTGCTTCAAATGGatttattattgaaaaacaagTCATGTTTTAAAAACCGCCTATCAGTTGAAATCATTGCTTAAAAATctatttgcttagaaaaacaaTCGACAATTTTCgataaaatcaaaatgttgatACTCCGACACGGTGTTTTAAAATAATCGAGTACCCAATTAAACATTTTTTCCGGGGGGactggggaaaagtgaatttcagggggggcaaaatcaacaaattttgtgcaaaattgctgcaaaaagtggaaatgtatgtaattttggatgttttgcctcaaaactggggggggggcaacaaaaatattggggggggggggaggggcaaatgCCTACTTGCCCCGAGCACCGTCACTGGTTTTATATAATCTAGCATCAAAGAAGAATTTTCCATGACCATTCATATACAAACCTTGTATTGATGTTCACATCTCAAATGAAATCAAGGGGTTAGGGCAAGAAagacctatctgcaatagctgccaggtgtacaATATAggatgcagaaattgtcaaatgtctataaggcagctattgcagatagggccttcttgcaataagccaaattggcattttgccctctgacctattgggaaacttcagaaaaattggtttttgtgcgaacaaaatattatctaaaatgttttacaataatgaaaacaaacccaaaaaacattattattgaataaataaattatttaaatatatgtaatgataacattatgacagtaataaattaattgatactaattacagcaattttcctgatatgtcagaggtcaaagtgtcccagaACTGCTCtgaaaaaccggaagttacaatggcgattgggcttataacCATTTCCAAatgtatttttgtgatttcagatGAATTTCTGTTACCATGGAAAGGTATTGCTGTTGGAGCTGCTTTAGgaattgtttttcttctttttgagtTTCTTTTATTTAGTTCTGAAAAAATGGAGGTGAGTGTTTACATTATAAtcttttgcagtaaacctttgacgagcgtgtaCGAcaaacaacgcgtacggcgcaaagttcattcataaatttccactcggcaacagcagatcgcctcagcagccaatcagagacaagtgtgttacaacgcagtaaatacgcgatgtacacATAAAATATGCtgtcgtcaaaggtttactgcaagaTATTATAGTGATCCTGACATTTCTTACTATAGGAACTTATTATTTCAACTTTAAAATGTagtcatattttttattttctgaCTTAGCTTTAGACATGCCTTGTTTAGAGTCTGAAATAGTTAGATTTATGAAACTTTAAAACTAAGGGGTGTTATCCATGCATGTGATATTTCTGAAATTTCAACTGACCATCGACATGGATAAGTTAACAAAAcctttaaacaaaaacaatattagattTACACTGGTGAGGGTGGGTGAAGGAATTCCATTTTTGAACTGATATTAAATATCTGGTTCCCAAATTACATTTGCTCAAAGTAATCCCCTTTTcctcaaatttcaacattaaaacAGTTAAGTGTGTGTTCTCttttatcccacaaaaaataaaacaaaaccacatACCTCACCTATTTCCAGAAAAAAAACAGGCTCCCCAGCTGCCATTCCACcctaaga encodes the following:
- the LOC140159345 gene encoding uncharacterized protein, translating into MDKGGKATQAKERGNGCMKSGRHMEAILHYTEAIKWTPEDYRLYSNRSLGYLKMEQHYLALEDANKVVELKPEWAKGYFRKAEVFASVDFHEAAVQFYKAALERDENDEKLKKAVKSAEATHKRLSRDEFLLPWKGIAVGAALGIVFLLFEFLLFSSEKMEDHLIKGLFLAMFIGGGFGATQLYQYFITTYRNALLQPPPPPPDQPSQGTQTANNDSQNIPKHDVRGQSSSTSTTDSSSNGVRQRAKKETK